The following are encoded together in the Sulfitobacter sp. S223 genome:
- the tssH gene encoding type VI secretion system ATPase TssH yields the protein MSARGSNETIKRKELVGKLNATCLKSFSEAAQSAKRRGNPYVELVHFITALADTEGSDLALLMQVAGVDRHKFDGDILKATDALPHGAGSVEEFSDHIFRAIQEAWNYATFEFGDDTVRSAYVILAALKVPVLEGLLFKISLEFDKFDVASMASDLENLLSDSIERSADAAEPAASGKKKAPGGKSALDLYATNLTERARTGKMDPVVGRDPEIRQIVDILMRRKQNNPILTGEAGVGKTAVVEGFAQRLAKGDVPPQLRNVELQMLDIGLMQAGASVKGEFEKRLKAVIEEVQSSDTPIILFIDEAHTLIGAGGSAGTGDAANLLKPALARGELRTIAATTWAEYKQHIEPDPALTRRFQVVKIDEPDEAKAILMCRGVAGVLEKHHQVELLDEAIEAAVKLSHRYIPSRQLPDKAISLLDTACARVAVSQHATPAEVEDVQRRLDALEIEQGIIEREEAIGIEVAERKATVEASLVEAHAAFDAANLRWAAEKEMVAEILDLRAQLRGLGAAVDETGDLGDADDDMMEELDAEAPADTQANETAESPPFDRAEALATLKDRMGALAAAQGETPLILPSVDRLAVGSVVQDWTGIPMGRMLASQTERALSLAATLAERVVGQDHAMEMIAARIQTSAAGLKPPEKPVGVFMLCGPSGVGKTETALALAELMYGGENNLISINMSEFQEAHTVSTLKGAPPGYVGYGKGGILTEAVRRRPYSVVLLDEVEKAHPDVHEIFFQVFDKGMMDDSEGRRIDFKNTLILLTSNVGSDEIMAMTSDGTETADPQELNGALRAPLLNVFPAALLGRVVTIPYLPLGDAMIEAISTHKLRSLAKRLSDGYGAELVIGDGALQVIKDRCTEIESGGRMIDAILTNTLMPELSRRILNYRLDGRELSKVTVTGGAEGFDYRFE from the coding sequence ATGTCCGCACGCGGATCCAATGAGACCATCAAACGTAAAGAACTGGTTGGCAAGTTGAACGCGACCTGTTTGAAGAGCTTTTCCGAGGCTGCGCAGTCCGCGAAACGGCGAGGAAATCCCTATGTGGAGCTGGTGCATTTCATCACCGCCCTTGCCGATACCGAGGGGTCTGACCTTGCATTGCTGATGCAGGTCGCGGGCGTGGACCGGCATAAATTTGACGGGGATATTCTGAAAGCGACGGATGCCTTGCCCCACGGGGCCGGATCAGTCGAAGAGTTTTCAGATCATATCTTTCGCGCGATACAAGAAGCGTGGAATTACGCGACCTTCGAGTTCGGCGATGACACCGTCCGGTCTGCCTATGTGATCCTGGCAGCGTTAAAAGTGCCGGTACTTGAGGGATTGTTGTTCAAGATCAGCCTTGAATTTGATAAATTTGACGTCGCTTCAATGGCATCGGATTTGGAAAATCTGCTGTCGGATTCGATCGAACGCAGCGCCGACGCAGCCGAGCCGGCAGCCTCTGGCAAAAAGAAAGCTCCGGGCGGGAAATCGGCGCTAGACCTATATGCGACCAACTTGACCGAGCGTGCGCGCACTGGAAAAATGGACCCGGTGGTGGGGCGCGATCCGGAAATTCGCCAGATCGTCGACATCCTGATGCGGCGCAAGCAGAACAATCCCATCCTTACCGGCGAAGCGGGCGTGGGCAAAACGGCAGTGGTGGAAGGATTTGCGCAACGGCTGGCCAAAGGCGATGTGCCGCCCCAGTTGCGGAACGTCGAATTACAGATGCTTGATATCGGCCTGATGCAAGCGGGCGCCAGTGTGAAGGGTGAATTCGAAAAGCGGTTAAAAGCCGTGATCGAAGAGGTGCAGTCAAGCGACACACCGATCATCCTGTTCATAGATGAGGCGCACACCCTGATCGGGGCGGGCGGTTCCGCCGGAACAGGAGACGCTGCAAACCTGCTTAAACCCGCGCTGGCGCGTGGCGAACTGCGCACCATCGCCGCAACAACATGGGCTGAATATAAGCAGCATATCGAACCTGATCCAGCGCTCACGCGGCGGTTTCAGGTGGTCAAGATCGACGAACCCGATGAAGCAAAAGCGATCCTTATGTGCCGCGGCGTTGCGGGCGTTTTGGAAAAGCACCATCAAGTCGAACTGCTTGATGAGGCGATAGAGGCTGCCGTGAAGCTGTCCCACCGCTATATTCCCAGCCGCCAATTGCCCGACAAGGCAATCAGCTTGCTGGATACCGCCTGTGCGCGTGTCGCAGTCAGCCAGCATGCAACTCCGGCCGAGGTCGAGGATGTCCAGCGGCGGCTGGATGCGCTGGAAATCGAGCAAGGCATAATCGAGCGGGAAGAAGCCATTGGCATCGAAGTAGCAGAGCGTAAAGCAACCGTAGAAGCATCGCTGGTTGAGGCGCATGCTGCTTTTGACGCAGCCAACTTACGGTGGGCCGCCGAAAAAGAAATGGTGGCTGAAATCCTTGACCTGCGCGCGCAATTGCGTGGCTTGGGTGCGGCTGTCGATGAAACCGGTGATCTGGGCGACGCGGACGACGACATGATGGAAGAACTGGACGCCGAAGCGCCCGCCGACACACAAGCAAATGAAACGGCAGAGAGCCCGCCGTTCGACCGTGCAGAAGCTCTTGCTACGCTCAAAGACCGGATGGGTGCATTAGCGGCGGCACAGGGGGAAACGCCGTTGATCCTGCCTTCGGTGGACAGGTTAGCAGTGGGGTCGGTTGTTCAGGACTGGACAGGCATTCCGATGGGCCGGATGCTGGCTAGCCAGACAGAACGCGCGCTGTCGCTTGCCGCAACGCTGGCTGAACGTGTGGTTGGACAAGATCACGCAATGGAAATGATCGCCGCCCGTATCCAGACCTCGGCTGCGGGGCTAAAGCCGCCGGAAAAACCCGTGGGTGTCTTCATGCTGTGCGGGCCGTCCGGTGTTGGTAAAACAGAAACCGCACTGGCACTGGCAGAGCTGATGTATGGCGGTGAGAACAACCTCATCTCCATCAACATGAGCGAGTTTCAAGAAGCGCATACTGTCTCCACCCTAAAGGGGGCACCGCCCGGCTATGTTGGCTACGGCAAGGGCGGCATATTGACCGAAGCGGTTCGCCGCAGACCCTATTCGGTCGTTCTGCTGGACGAGGTGGAGAAAGCGCACCCTGATGTGCACGAGATTTTTTTCCAAGTGTTTGATAAGGGCATGATGGATGACAGCGAAGGCCGACGGATCGATTTCAAGAACACATTGATCTTGTTAACCTCGAACGTAGGCTCTGACGAAATCATGGCGATGACGTCGGATGGCACTGAAACCGCTGATCCTCAGGAATTGAACGGGGCGCTGCGCGCGCCGCTATTGAACGTTTTTCCTGCGGCGCTTCTGGGTCGTGTTGTAACGATCCCCTATTTGCCGCTTGGGGATGCGATGATTGAGGCAATCTCGACCCACAAATTGCGCAGCTTGGCCAAACGTCTGTCTGACGGCTATGGCGCTGAGCTGGTTATCGGTGATGGCGCGCTACAGGTGATCAAAGACCGCTGCACCGAGATAGAAAGCGGCGGGCGAATGATCGATGCGATTCTGACAAATACGCTGATGCCCGAACTCAGCCGGCGGATACTGAATTATCGGCTGGACGGACGCGAGCTGTCCAAGGTGACGGTAACGGGTGGCGCTGAGGGCTTTGATTACCGCTTTGAGTGA
- a CDS encoding TagF domain-containing protein, whose protein sequence is MIALSGAIPSQAALVSVGGTANMLARWDRFVDTARPYLTADTSKDARCWRFVCAPGILDAGPVAGVWRVSRTSRGNTYPVAVLASDVAADASDPWFEAADQMLAGAIEYGHRLDHITAHLRQLPIMQKSTCREDGARFWFEDWEVHELYFPNIHDLAAGGFAQMLEPRPVLEDG, encoded by the coding sequence ATGATTGCCCTTTCGGGTGCGATCCCTTCACAGGCAGCGCTTGTGTCTGTTGGTGGCACGGCGAATATGCTGGCGCGTTGGGACAGGTTTGTCGACACGGCCCGACCGTATCTGACAGCAGACACGTCCAAAGATGCCCGCTGTTGGCGATTTGTTTGCGCGCCCGGAATCCTGGATGCAGGTCCTGTCGCCGGTGTCTGGCGCGTCAGCCGAACAAGCCGTGGCAATACATATCCTGTTGCGGTTCTGGCCAGCGATGTAGCCGCGGACGCGAGCGATCCTTGGTTTGAAGCAGCCGATCAGATGCTGGCAGGTGCGATAGAGTACGGTCACCGTCTTGATCACATCACCGCGCACCTTCGCCAACTGCCAATCATGCAAAAGAGTACCTGCCGCGAAGACGGGGCGCGGTTCTGGTTCGAAGACTGGGAAGTCCACGAACTATATTTCCCAAACATTCATGACTTGGCGGCTGGGGGCTTCGCCCAAATGCTAGAGCCGCGTCCAGTGTTGGAGGATGGGTGA